Genomic DNA from Candidatus Eisenbacteria bacterium:
GCCTCCTCCCGAGTATTTCAGCCTGGCGATCGTGAACCCCCCGGCCGGTTCGGCCCCCGTGGTCCCCCCGCGGGTGGCCTGGGCGGCACTTTGCAAGGGAGAGGCCAAGACGAGCAGGAGGGCAGCCGAGAACGACAGAACGGTGAGTCGGTTGGAAGGCATAGGGTTAGACCGCACGATCCGATTTCTCCAGGGACACCTTCAGCGGGGCTTGGGGGGAAGGGCCACCACCGCCAATTCAAGGATACCAGAACAGGCGGCCACGGCCCTGCCGCCTCGACTAGCTAAACATCGGCAGAATGAAGAGGTTCCGGGAGGTTCAGTCCCGGGAAGAAGCGGGTGCTGCTTCGAGGAAGGACCTCGCCGTCTCCACCAGCACTTGGGCGCATTCCACCACGGAATCCAGGCTCACCCACTCCACGGCTTCGTGCGCTCCCACGCCGCGCGGCCCGAAGTCCACGGCGGGGATGCCGGCCGCCGCGAACACGGCGGCGTCCATCCAGTACCCGACCCCTGCCTCTTCGGCGTCGGCGCCGGTCACGCGACGGATCCCCTGCCGCGCCGCGCGGACGATCGTGGAAGCGGACTCCTGTGAGAGCGGGGCACGCGAGAAGACGCAGGTGACGGCTGCGTCCTCGCCGGCACGGCGCACGACTTCCTGGATCTCGCGGACCGCCTGCTCGGCGGTCTCGCCCGGCAGCGTGCGCCGCTCCACCTGGAGCGTACACTCGGGCGCGTAGGTCGAGAGCCCCACGCCGCCCTCGATCCGGGAGCAGTGGAGCGACGCGGGACCCACGAGAGGATGCGTGCGCGCGCGAAGCTCCGCCCGGTCGAATTCGTCGAGCGCGGCGGCGATCCGTCCCATCCTCGAGATGGCGCTCACGCCGAGGTCCCACCGGCTTCCGTGCGCGGCGCGTCCCTCGGTGCGCACCTCGATCCACGCGAAGCCCTTGTGCGCGACGATGAGCTTCCCCTCGCTCCCCTCGGTGAGGACGCAGCCGTCCGCGCGATGGCGGCGCACGAAGTCGTCCGCTCCGAGGCTCGCGTACTCCTCATCGC
This window encodes:
- a CDS encoding M20/M25/M40 family metallo-hydrolase encodes the protein MSLGPLDRSSVLAVLSDLVRIPSVNPALAPEEAHGESAVATFARDWLLARGIDARLEEAAPGRPNAVASVGSGEGPTLVFCAHLDTVGTAGMTIPPFEPRVEGDRVYGRGSFDMKGGVAAILAAAHAIALSPPKRGKLLLALVCDEEYASLGADDFVRRHRADGCVLTEGSEGKLIVAHKGFAWIEVRTEGRAAHGSRWDLGVSAISRMGRIAAALDEFDRAELRARTHPLVGPASLHCSRIEGGVGLSTYAPECTLQVERRTLPGETAEQAVREIQEVVRRAGEDAAVTCVFSRAPLSQESASTIVRAARQGIRRVTGADAEEAGVGYWMDAAVFAAAGIPAVDFGPRGVGAHEAVEWVSLDSVVECAQVLVETARSFLEAAPASSRD